A single window of Zea mays cultivar B73 chromosome 10, Zm-B73-REFERENCE-NAM-5.0, whole genome shotgun sequence DNA harbors:
- the LOC103641146 gene encoding bifunctional purine biosynthesis protein PurH isoform X2: MPLYLFSSPAAAKLATGPHASLHRRRQFLFRVPHRPSRRAPLLTSAAERPAGRTMATADTGASTVTDSRLRGVKQALISLSDKTDLANLGNGLQRLGFSIISTGGTASSLEASGVNVTKVEEITQFPEMLDGRVKTLHPSIHGGILARRDQEHHLKALKEHGIGTFDVVVVNLYPFYDKVTSGAISFEDGIENIDIGGPTLIRAAAKNHKDVLVVVDHKDYPALLEYLEGKQDDPDFRRTLAWKAFQHVASYDSAISEWLWKQSNKADSFPPSFTVPLTMKSTLRYGENPHQKAAFYGDRSLSLVNAGGIATAIQHHGKEMSYNNYLDADAAWNCVSEFESPTCVVVKHTNPCGVASRHDILEAYRLAVRADPVSAFGGIVAFNTTVDEDLAREIREFRRPTDGETRMFYEIVVAPGYTAEGLEVLKGKSKTLRILEAKRRRSGKGTLLSLRQVGGGWLAQEPDDVTPEDVAFTNVSERAPDARELSDAKFACLCVKHVKSNAIVIAKNSCMLGMGSGQPNRLESLRIAFRKAGEEAKGAALASDAFFPFAWNDAVEEACQRGVAVIAEPGGSIRDQDAVECCNKYGVALVFTGVRHFRH, translated from the exons ATGCCGCTTTATCTCTTCTCCTCTCCCGCCGCCGCCAAGCTCGCCACCGGCCCACACGCGTCCCTGCACCGGCGGCGCCAGTTCCTCTTCCGAGTTCCCCACCGCCCC AGCCGCCGCGCCCCACTGCTAACTTCGGCGGCTGAGCGTCCAGCAGGGCGCACCATGGCTACTGCGGATACCGGAGCGTCCACGGTGACCGATTCGAGGCTCCGAG GAGTGAAGCAAGCACTGATATCATTGTCAGATAAAACAGACCTGGCTAATCTTGGAAATGGTCTTCAGCGTTTGGG GTTTTCTATTATTTCCACTGGTGGCACGGCATCAAGTTTGGAAGCATCTGGTGTTAATGTTACAAAAGTTGAAGAAATTACACAGTTTCCTGAAATG CTTGATGGAAGAGTAAAAACATTGCACCCCAGTATACATGGTGGTATTCTTGCGCGAAGAGACCAGGAGCACCATCTGAAAGCACTGAAAGAGCATGGCATTG GGACATTTGATGTGGTTGTAGTGAATTTGTATCCATTCTATGATAAGGTCACCTCAGGTGCAATATCTTTTGAGGATGGCATTGAAAATATTGATATTGGTGGGCCTACATTGATCCGAGCTGCTGCCAAG AATCATAAGGACGTTCTTGTCGTTGTTGATCATAAAGACTATCCTGCTCTACTGGAATATCTAGAAGGGAAACAAGATGACCCTGATTTCCGCAGGACACTTGCATGGAAAGCATTCCAACATGTTGCTTCCTATGATTCTGCTATCTCGGAGTGGTTGTGGAAGCAATCTAATAAAG CAGATTCATTTCCTCCCAGCTTTACTGTGCCCCTCACAATGAAGTCTACACTTCGCTATGGTGAGAATCCTCATCAAAAGGCTGCCTTTTATGGTGACAGGAGTCTTTCTCTAGTAAATGCTGGCGGTATTGCAACAGCAATTCAGCACCATGGAAAG GAAATGTCCTACAACAACTATCTGGACGCGGACGCTGCGTGGAACTGCGTCTCGGAGTTTGAGAGCCCGACTTGCGTCGTGGTTAAGCACACAAATCCGTGTGGCGTAGCGTCTCGGCACGACATCCTGGAAGCGTACAGGTTGGCTGTGAGGGCAGACCCCGTGAGCGCGTTCGGAGGCATAGTCGCCTTCAACACGACGGTCGACGAG GATCTCGCGAGGGAGATCcgggagttcaggaggccgacggACGGCGAGACGAGGATGTTCTACGAGATCGTGGTGGCGCCTGGGTACACGGCGGAGGGCCTGGAGGTGCTGAAAGGGAAGTCGAAGACGCTGAGGATACTGGAGGCGAAGCGGAGGAGGAGCGGGAAGGGCACGCTGCTGTCGCTGCGGCAGGTCGGCGGCGGCTGGCTGGCCCAGGAGCCCGACGACGTGACCCCGGAGGACGTGGCCTTCACGAACGTGTCCGAGAGGGCTCCCGACGCCCGTGAGCTCTCGGACGCCAAGTTCGCGTGCCTCTGCGTCAAGCACGTGAAGAGCAACGCCATTGTGATCGCCAAG AACAGTTGCATGCTGGGCATGGGCAGTGGCCAGCCGAACCGGCTGGAGAGCCTGAGGATCGCTTTCAGGAAGGCAGGGGAGGAGGCCAAGGGAGCTGCTTTGGCCAGCGACGCCTTCTTCCCGTTCG
- the LOC103641146 gene encoding bifunctional purine biosynthesis protein PurH isoform X1 gives MPLYLFSSPAAAKLATGPHASLHRRRQFLFRVPHRPSRRAPLLTSAAERPAGRTMATADTGASTVTDSRLRATGVKQALISLSDKTDLANLGNGLQRLGFSIISTGGTASSLEASGVNVTKVEEITQFPEMLDGRVKTLHPSIHGGILARRDQEHHLKALKEHGIGTFDVVVVNLYPFYDKVTSGAISFEDGIENIDIGGPTLIRAAAKNHKDVLVVVDHKDYPALLEYLEGKQDDPDFRRTLAWKAFQHVASYDSAISEWLWKQSNKADSFPPSFTVPLTMKSTLRYGENPHQKAAFYGDRSLSLVNAGGIATAIQHHGKEMSYNNYLDADAAWNCVSEFESPTCVVVKHTNPCGVASRHDILEAYRLAVRADPVSAFGGIVAFNTTVDEDLAREIREFRRPTDGETRMFYEIVVAPGYTAEGLEVLKGKSKTLRILEAKRRRSGKGTLLSLRQVGGGWLAQEPDDVTPEDVAFTNVSERAPDARELSDAKFACLCVKHVKSNAIVIAKNSCMLGMGSGQPNRLESLRIAFRKAGEEAKGAALASDAFFPFAWNDAVEEACQRGVAVIAEPGGSIRDQDAVECCNKYGVALVFTGVRHFRH, from the exons ATGCCGCTTTATCTCTTCTCCTCTCCCGCCGCCGCCAAGCTCGCCACCGGCCCACACGCGTCCCTGCACCGGCGGCGCCAGTTCCTCTTCCGAGTTCCCCACCGCCCC AGCCGCCGCGCCCCACTGCTAACTTCGGCGGCTGAGCGTCCAGCAGGGCGCACCATGGCTACTGCGGATACCGGAGCGTCCACGGTGACCGATTCGAGGCTCCGAG CTACAGGAGTGAAGCAAGCACTGATATCATTGTCAGATAAAACAGACCTGGCTAATCTTGGAAATGGTCTTCAGCGTTTGGG GTTTTCTATTATTTCCACTGGTGGCACGGCATCAAGTTTGGAAGCATCTGGTGTTAATGTTACAAAAGTTGAAGAAATTACACAGTTTCCTGAAATG CTTGATGGAAGAGTAAAAACATTGCACCCCAGTATACATGGTGGTATTCTTGCGCGAAGAGACCAGGAGCACCATCTGAAAGCACTGAAAGAGCATGGCATTG GGACATTTGATGTGGTTGTAGTGAATTTGTATCCATTCTATGATAAGGTCACCTCAGGTGCAATATCTTTTGAGGATGGCATTGAAAATATTGATATTGGTGGGCCTACATTGATCCGAGCTGCTGCCAAG AATCATAAGGACGTTCTTGTCGTTGTTGATCATAAAGACTATCCTGCTCTACTGGAATATCTAGAAGGGAAACAAGATGACCCTGATTTCCGCAGGACACTTGCATGGAAAGCATTCCAACATGTTGCTTCCTATGATTCTGCTATCTCGGAGTGGTTGTGGAAGCAATCTAATAAAG CAGATTCATTTCCTCCCAGCTTTACTGTGCCCCTCACAATGAAGTCTACACTTCGCTATGGTGAGAATCCTCATCAAAAGGCTGCCTTTTATGGTGACAGGAGTCTTTCTCTAGTAAATGCTGGCGGTATTGCAACAGCAATTCAGCACCATGGAAAG GAAATGTCCTACAACAACTATCTGGACGCGGACGCTGCGTGGAACTGCGTCTCGGAGTTTGAGAGCCCGACTTGCGTCGTGGTTAAGCACACAAATCCGTGTGGCGTAGCGTCTCGGCACGACATCCTGGAAGCGTACAGGTTGGCTGTGAGGGCAGACCCCGTGAGCGCGTTCGGAGGCATAGTCGCCTTCAACACGACGGTCGACGAG GATCTCGCGAGGGAGATCcgggagttcaggaggccgacggACGGCGAGACGAGGATGTTCTACGAGATCGTGGTGGCGCCTGGGTACACGGCGGAGGGCCTGGAGGTGCTGAAAGGGAAGTCGAAGACGCTGAGGATACTGGAGGCGAAGCGGAGGAGGAGCGGGAAGGGCACGCTGCTGTCGCTGCGGCAGGTCGGCGGCGGCTGGCTGGCCCAGGAGCCCGACGACGTGACCCCGGAGGACGTGGCCTTCACGAACGTGTCCGAGAGGGCTCCCGACGCCCGTGAGCTCTCGGACGCCAAGTTCGCGTGCCTCTGCGTCAAGCACGTGAAGAGCAACGCCATTGTGATCGCCAAG AACAGTTGCATGCTGGGCATGGGCAGTGGCCAGCCGAACCGGCTGGAGAGCCTGAGGATCGCTTTCAGGAAGGCAGGGGAGGAGGCCAAGGGAGCTGCTTTGGCCAGCGACGCCTTCTTCCCGTTCG
- the LOC103641146 gene encoding bifunctional purine biosynthesis protein PurH, protein MPLYLFSSPAAAKLATGPHASLHRRRQFLFRVPHRPSRRAPLLTSAAERPAGRTMATADTGASTVTDSRLRATGVKQALISLSDKTDLANLGNGLQRLGFSIISTGGTASSLEASGVNVTKVEEITQFPEMLDGRVKTLHPSIHGGILARRDQEHHLKALKEHGIGTFDVVVVNLYPFYDKVTSGAISFEDGIENIDIGGPTLIRAAAKNHKDVLVVVDHKDYPALLEYLEGKQDDPDFRRTLAWKAFQHVASYDSAISEWLWKQSNKDSFPPSFTVPLTMKSTLRYGENPHQKAAFYGDRSLSLVNAGGIATAIQHHGKEMSYNNYLDADAAWNCVSEFESPTCVVVKHTNPCGVASRHDILEAYRLAVRADPVSAFGGIVAFNTTVDEDLAREIREFRRPTDGETRMFYEIVVAPGYTAEGLEVLKGKSKTLRILEAKRRRSGKGTLLSLRQVGGGWLAQEPDDVTPEDVAFTNVSERAPDARELSDAKFACLCVKHVKSNAIVIAKNSCMLGMGSGQPNRLESLRIAFRKAGEEAKGAALASDAFFPFAWNDAVEEACQRGVAVIAEPGGSIRDQDAVECCNKYGVALVFTGVRHFRH, encoded by the exons ATGCCGCTTTATCTCTTCTCCTCTCCCGCCGCCGCCAAGCTCGCCACCGGCCCACACGCGTCCCTGCACCGGCGGCGCCAGTTCCTCTTCCGAGTTCCCCACCGCCCC AGCCGCCGCGCCCCACTGCTAACTTCGGCGGCTGAGCGTCCAGCAGGGCGCACCATGGCTACTGCGGATACCGGAGCGTCCACGGTGACCGATTCGAGGCTCCGAG CTACAGGAGTGAAGCAAGCACTGATATCATTGTCAGATAAAACAGACCTGGCTAATCTTGGAAATGGTCTTCAGCGTTTGGG GTTTTCTATTATTTCCACTGGTGGCACGGCATCAAGTTTGGAAGCATCTGGTGTTAATGTTACAAAAGTTGAAGAAATTACACAGTTTCCTGAAATG CTTGATGGAAGAGTAAAAACATTGCACCCCAGTATACATGGTGGTATTCTTGCGCGAAGAGACCAGGAGCACCATCTGAAAGCACTGAAAGAGCATGGCATTG GGACATTTGATGTGGTTGTAGTGAATTTGTATCCATTCTATGATAAGGTCACCTCAGGTGCAATATCTTTTGAGGATGGCATTGAAAATATTGATATTGGTGGGCCTACATTGATCCGAGCTGCTGCCAAG AATCATAAGGACGTTCTTGTCGTTGTTGATCATAAAGACTATCCTGCTCTACTGGAATATCTAGAAGGGAAACAAGATGACCCTGATTTCCGCAGGACACTTGCATGGAAAGCATTCCAACATGTTGCTTCCTATGATTCTGCTATCTCGGAGTGGTTGTGGAAGCAATCTAATAAAG ATTCATTTCCTCCCAGCTTTACTGTGCCCCTCACAATGAAGTCTACACTTCGCTATGGTGAGAATCCTCATCAAAAGGCTGCCTTTTATGGTGACAGGAGTCTTTCTCTAGTAAATGCTGGCGGTATTGCAACAGCAATTCAGCACCATGGAAAG GAAATGTCCTACAACAACTATCTGGACGCGGACGCTGCGTGGAACTGCGTCTCGGAGTTTGAGAGCCCGACTTGCGTCGTGGTTAAGCACACAAATCCGTGTGGCGTAGCGTCTCGGCACGACATCCTGGAAGCGTACAGGTTGGCTGTGAGGGCAGACCCCGTGAGCGCGTTCGGAGGCATAGTCGCCTTCAACACGACGGTCGACGAG GATCTCGCGAGGGAGATCcgggagttcaggaggccgacggACGGCGAGACGAGGATGTTCTACGAGATCGTGGTGGCGCCTGGGTACACGGCGGAGGGCCTGGAGGTGCTGAAAGGGAAGTCGAAGACGCTGAGGATACTGGAGGCGAAGCGGAGGAGGAGCGGGAAGGGCACGCTGCTGTCGCTGCGGCAGGTCGGCGGCGGCTGGCTGGCCCAGGAGCCCGACGACGTGACCCCGGAGGACGTGGCCTTCACGAACGTGTCCGAGAGGGCTCCCGACGCCCGTGAGCTCTCGGACGCCAAGTTCGCGTGCCTCTGCGTCAAGCACGTGAAGAGCAACGCCATTGTGATCGCCAAG AACAGTTGCATGCTGGGCATGGGCAGTGGCCAGCCGAACCGGCTGGAGAGCCTGAGGATCGCTTTCAGGAAGGCAGGGGAGGAGGCCAAGGGAGCTGCTTTGGCCAGCGACGCCTTCTTCCCGTTCG
- the LOC103641146 gene encoding bifunctional purine biosynthesis protein PurH isoform X3, with translation MPLYLFSSPAAAKLATGPHASLHRRRQFLFRVPHRPSRRAPLLTSAAERPAGRTMATADTGASTVTDSRLRGVKQALISLSDKTDLANLGNGLQRLGFSIISTGGTASSLEASGVNVTKVEEITQFPEMLDGRVKTLHPSIHGGILARRDQEHHLKALKEHGIGTFDVVVVNLYPFYDKVTSGAISFEDGIENIDIGGPTLIRAAAKNHKDVLVVVDHKDYPALLEYLEGKQDDPDFRRTLAWKAFQHVASYDSAISEWLWKQSNKDSFPPSFTVPLTMKSTLRYGENPHQKAAFYGDRSLSLVNAGGIATAIQHHGKEMSYNNYLDADAAWNCVSEFESPTCVVVKHTNPCGVASRHDILEAYRLAVRADPVSAFGGIVAFNTTVDEDLAREIREFRRPTDGETRMFYEIVVAPGYTAEGLEVLKGKSKTLRILEAKRRRSGKGTLLSLRQVGGGWLAQEPDDVTPEDVAFTNVSERAPDARELSDAKFACLCVKHVKSNAIVIAKNSCMLGMGSGQPNRLESLRIAFRKAGEEAKGAALASDAFFPFAWNDAVEEACQRGVAVIAEPGGSIRDQDAVECCNKYGVALVFTGVRHFRH, from the exons ATGCCGCTTTATCTCTTCTCCTCTCCCGCCGCCGCCAAGCTCGCCACCGGCCCACACGCGTCCCTGCACCGGCGGCGCCAGTTCCTCTTCCGAGTTCCCCACCGCCCC AGCCGCCGCGCCCCACTGCTAACTTCGGCGGCTGAGCGTCCAGCAGGGCGCACCATGGCTACTGCGGATACCGGAGCGTCCACGGTGACCGATTCGAGGCTCCGAG GAGTGAAGCAAGCACTGATATCATTGTCAGATAAAACAGACCTGGCTAATCTTGGAAATGGTCTTCAGCGTTTGGG GTTTTCTATTATTTCCACTGGTGGCACGGCATCAAGTTTGGAAGCATCTGGTGTTAATGTTACAAAAGTTGAAGAAATTACACAGTTTCCTGAAATG CTTGATGGAAGAGTAAAAACATTGCACCCCAGTATACATGGTGGTATTCTTGCGCGAAGAGACCAGGAGCACCATCTGAAAGCACTGAAAGAGCATGGCATTG GGACATTTGATGTGGTTGTAGTGAATTTGTATCCATTCTATGATAAGGTCACCTCAGGTGCAATATCTTTTGAGGATGGCATTGAAAATATTGATATTGGTGGGCCTACATTGATCCGAGCTGCTGCCAAG AATCATAAGGACGTTCTTGTCGTTGTTGATCATAAAGACTATCCTGCTCTACTGGAATATCTAGAAGGGAAACAAGATGACCCTGATTTCCGCAGGACACTTGCATGGAAAGCATTCCAACATGTTGCTTCCTATGATTCTGCTATCTCGGAGTGGTTGTGGAAGCAATCTAATAAAG ATTCATTTCCTCCCAGCTTTACTGTGCCCCTCACAATGAAGTCTACACTTCGCTATGGTGAGAATCCTCATCAAAAGGCTGCCTTTTATGGTGACAGGAGTCTTTCTCTAGTAAATGCTGGCGGTATTGCAACAGCAATTCAGCACCATGGAAAG GAAATGTCCTACAACAACTATCTGGACGCGGACGCTGCGTGGAACTGCGTCTCGGAGTTTGAGAGCCCGACTTGCGTCGTGGTTAAGCACACAAATCCGTGTGGCGTAGCGTCTCGGCACGACATCCTGGAAGCGTACAGGTTGGCTGTGAGGGCAGACCCCGTGAGCGCGTTCGGAGGCATAGTCGCCTTCAACACGACGGTCGACGAG GATCTCGCGAGGGAGATCcgggagttcaggaggccgacggACGGCGAGACGAGGATGTTCTACGAGATCGTGGTGGCGCCTGGGTACACGGCGGAGGGCCTGGAGGTGCTGAAAGGGAAGTCGAAGACGCTGAGGATACTGGAGGCGAAGCGGAGGAGGAGCGGGAAGGGCACGCTGCTGTCGCTGCGGCAGGTCGGCGGCGGCTGGCTGGCCCAGGAGCCCGACGACGTGACCCCGGAGGACGTGGCCTTCACGAACGTGTCCGAGAGGGCTCCCGACGCCCGTGAGCTCTCGGACGCCAAGTTCGCGTGCCTCTGCGTCAAGCACGTGAAGAGCAACGCCATTGTGATCGCCAAG AACAGTTGCATGCTGGGCATGGGCAGTGGCCAGCCGAACCGGCTGGAGAGCCTGAGGATCGCTTTCAGGAAGGCAGGGGAGGAGGCCAAGGGAGCTGCTTTGGCCAGCGACGCCTTCTTCCCGTTCG